In the Blautia coccoides genome, GTATGATCTGTGTTTTGGATTTTTAAGGGCTTTGCACAAAAGGCAGCCATGGTCTTTTTAAGCCTCTTTTTTGTGTGTATCAGATACTGGTCAGGTTCCAGGGATACAGGTTCAAGACGCAGCATTTCCCGCAGGCGGTTATAATCGCTTAAACGGATATAGGTATCGTATTTGAAGTAATAGGAGCTGTCTGTCTGTGAGAGCTGTTCCACAAGATAGCGGCTGCAGGCATTGGTGTTGTTCTGATAAATGTCATAGGCCAGGAAATCTGTGATCCCGGCGTATTTTTCAGTGAGCGTTTTTTCTTTGGAGAAATCATAGCCGGGATGCTCACTGTAAATGCAGACATCAAAGGGGTACTTTTCCTCTGCCTGGGTATTTTGAAACTGGTTCAGCATCAGGGCATCGGATACTCCTACCAGAGCTGCCATGAAAAGAATGGTGAGTGTACCCAGTGTAAACTGCATGGTTTTCACTTTGGAGGCAAGCTGCCGGAGAAGAAAAATATTGGCTCCGCGGTATACCACTGACTTTCCCTTACGGATACAGCTGATAAGAAAAGCGGACAGTCCGATATAGAGAAAATAAACAGAGGCAATGAGTGCCCCGATCATGGGATAGACATTCCACTGGTTAAAGTGTCCGAAATACAACATCCACCCAAACAGGACAATAAGGATGAGAGATGCAAAAAACATCCATTGTTTTCCCGTATTGTTCCCGTTTTTCAGCTCTTCGTTCTGACGGTCCAGATACATCATTTCGCGGATATTCATCTTTTTAAACCGCCGGTTACTCCGGAACATTGCCAGTACATAAGAACCGAAGAAAATACCTGCTGTCATGAAAAAAGTCCCCATATTCCAACGGATACGGATCGTATAATCTGCCTGCACAATGGCATAGATCAGTGTGGTGATAACCTGCTGCAAAAAGAGGCCGGGAAGCAGGCCGATGAAAAAGGCAGCCAGACCGAGAAGCAGCATTTCCTTTAAAAACAGTCTTGCGATCTGCTTTTTATGAAAGCCGAGAAGCAGGTAGGTGGCAAATTCTCTGCTGCGTTTTTCAGCCATGAATTTCATCATATAGTGTACAAGCCATATCATGATCAATACAATAAAAAAGGTGGCAAGTCCCAGCATGGCCCCCATCATGCCGGCTTCAGAGCAGAGCTTTTTTACATCGTCTGAGAAGATCATGGAGTCAAAAGAGAACATCAGGGCAGCAGTAAATATCATGGTCAGAAGATAGATGAGATAGTCCCTAAAAGAGCGCTTGGCATTGCGGAGAGCCAGCTTATTCAGCATCCCCATCACCTCCTGTCAGAGAGAGCACATCTAGAATTTCATCCAGGAATTTTTTCCTGCTTTTGGAGCCTTTCTGCAGCTCATGAAAGATTTTCCCATCTTTCAGAAATAGAATGCGTTTGCAGTAACTTGCGGAAAAAGCATCGTGAGTGACCATCAGTATGGTGGCATTCATCTGTTCGTTCATATGTGTAAAGGTCTCTAAAAGCATTCTGGCAGACTTGGAATCCAAAGCCCCTGTGGGTTCATCAGCGTATACGATTTTCGGATGGTTGATCAGTGCCCTGGCGCAGGCGCAGCGCTGCTTTTGTCCGCCGGAGACCTGATAGGGGAATTTGTCGCAGAGGGGCAGAATATCCAGGCGTTCCATGATTTTTCTGGTCCGCTCCTGGATCTCCTTTTTGCTTTTTTTCGTCAGGGACATGGCAAGGGAAATATTCTCCTGAATGGTCAATGTGTCAAGCAGATTAAAGTCCTGGAAGACGAATCCCAGATTGTTTTTCCTGAAATCAGCCATTTTATCCTCATTGAGCTTTGTAATGTCCTCCTGATCATAATAAATATGGCCTGAGGTCACCATATCCACAGTTGCCAGCAGGTTTAAAAGGGTGGTCTTGCCGCTTCCGCTGGCCCCCATAATGCCGGTAAACTCTCCTCTGTTTACAGTAAATGAGATGCGGTCCACAGCTTTTGTAATATTATTTTTGCTTCCGTAGTATTTTTCAATATCTTCTACACGGATCAATTCTTCCATAATGCTATCCTTCCTTTCCGGTTGGTGTACAGGAATTCTCCTGTTCTGGTTTCTATGATACCGGAAAGTACACACGTTTCATATAAATGTAGTCTGCAGTAACCTTACAATTTTGAAAGATTGGTTCAGGCCTCTGCATTTTGCCCGTCTCTTGAAAAATGGCTGCTGCCGTCGGGAAAATGAAGAAGGATTTTTGTATATTCCCCTTCCTTTGACCGGGCCTCTATAGAGATCCCCAGTTTTCTGCACAGCTTTCTGCACAGATATAATCCGATACCCGTAGACTGCCGGTTATGTCTGCCATTGGTCCCGGTAAATCCCTTGTCAAAGATGCGTCCGATCTCGCTGTCCAGAATGCCGATGCCATTGTCTTCAACGGTAAGCGCAGTACAGTTATTCTCTCTGGATGTATCAATAGATATGCGGCATACATCCTCTTTTTTATACTTTACGGCATTGAGAAATATCTGATTCAGGATAAACTCCAGCCATTTATCATCACAGTATACGGATTCAGTGCAGCCATGCAGATCGATCTGCACATTGTTTTTGATCAGATAGGGACGGATGCGCTGTATGGCAGTCAAAACCACATCCTTCAGCAGAATTTTGTGTATGAAATAGTCCTGATACACCGTGTCGGATCTGGCATAAAAAAGTGCCTTTTCCACATCATTTTCCAGTTCTGCCAGCTGGGCTTTGATCTTCCTTGTCTCCGCTGTCCTGTTGTTGTCACAGATGAGATTCATGGAGGTGATAGGAAGCTTTACCTCGTGGATCCAGTTTTCTATAAAGTCTTTATATTCTGTGCGCTCAGATTCCAGATGATGGACAGCGTCAATCACAGATTTGTTGGAGCTTCTGAGTACCCTTTTGTAAAGCCTGTCTTCCAGGCGGAAAGAGTCCGGCATAACTTCTGAGATGAGATAGGGCTTGTCCAGGGAATTTAAAATGTGGAACAGCTCCTTGAAATATCTGTTTTTCTTATACCAGTCAGTCACCAGGCAGACAGCCAGAAGAAAGAGCCAGGAGAGATAAAAAAGCAGAAGCTGGTTCTTTTTAAGACCGCAGGTGTATAAGTAAATAAAACTGCCTGTGATGCACAGGAAATGAAGCAGTATGGTGAGGGTTTTGTCTTTTATATAATCCGGAAAATTCATATGCAGTATCCCTGTCCTCTCCTTGTCTCGATCAGATGATCCACACCGATCTTGCGCAGCTTGCTGCGGATGCGGGTGATATTGACACTCAGCGTATTGTCATCTATAAATATCTGATTATCCCACAGATCATCAATGATATCTTCTCTCGGTACGATCTCTCCGCATCTGGAAAACAGATTCCAGCAGATGCGAAGTTCATTTCTGGTAAGCTCCGTTGTCTTTCCTTTGCAGGTCAGGGTGCTGTTTAAAAGGTTCAGCTCACATCCGCGGCAGGTCAGGATACAGGAGTCAGATGCTTTGTTTTGGCTGCCGGAGCGTTTCAGCACGGCTGCTATCCGGGCAAGCAGTACAGGGGCAACGTAGGGTTTTGTAATATAGTCATCCCCACCCATCATAATGCCGTTCAGTTCATCCATGGAGGAACTGCGGCTGGTCACAAAGATGACGGGTGTATTTTTGGTCCTGCGGATCTCCCTGCACAGGGACAGGCCGTCAATTCCCGGAAGCTGGATATCAAGCAGGATCAAATCGGGGGAAAGCTTATCTATCTGTGCGGGAATATGGGAAAAATCCTCAATGCTGTCTGCCTGATACAGGGCATTTTCCAGCATCAGCTTCAGTTCACTGCGGATATCGGTATCGTCCTCAATAATTAATATGTGATACAAATTCAGGCCTCCTGCTGTTTTTTATGTAACTATTTACCGGTAACAGTAAAGGTAAGGAACCGTTACATTTCTTATATTATAGTATTCCTTCCAAAGGTTTGCAATGAAAAGGAAAATTCATTGCGCTAATTGGGAAAAACAGGTATAATTTTTAGAAAAGAAAATGGAAAGAGGGGAGAATATGATGGATTTGCTGCTTGTCAGACATGGTGAGCCGGATTATTCGGATATTGATGAGAGAGGGTATATAGGGCATGGCCGTGATCTGGCTAAATTAACGGAAAAAGGAGTGCGGCAGGCAGAGCGGGCGGCTGAGGATACAAGGCTGCAGGGCGCAGAGCTGATCCTGTCCTCACCCTATACCAGGGCGCTTCAGACGGCGTCGATCATATCACGGATCACGCAGATTCCGCTTACAGTGGAGACGGATCTTCACGAGTGGATGCCTGATCTGTCTTTTATGTATGAAGGACCGGAAGAGATCCCGGCTGTATTAAGAGAAATGGAGATGTATAGAGGAGAGTGGTGCCGGGAATGCCGTTATCGGTGGGAAAGCCTCTCAAAGGTGGGAGAACGCGCCTTTTTTGCAGTGAAAAAATATTTACACTGCAAAAAAATAATCCTGGTTGCCCATGAGACGGTAATACAGCGGTTTGTGAAAATGGAATCTGTGCCCTGCGGCTCTGTGACAGAGATGGACTTTAGTCAGGAGAGCCGTTGGTTTGGGTATTATCAGGACATAAGAGGGATGGGGACAGCAAAATGACAGGAGTACGCAGGACAGAGACCACGAATATACATAGCAGGGTGAATAAAACCTTTTATTACAGCTTTTTTTCCATTTATGCGGCGCTGGTGCTGCAGAATGTTATCACACTCAGTGTTAATCTGGCGGATAATATGATGTTAGGTGCTTACAGTGAAACGTCACTGGCAGGTGTGGCAGCGGTGAATCAGATCCAGTTTGTCTTTCAGCAGATCCTTATGGCACTGGGGGACGGGCTGGTGATCTTCTGCAGCCAGTATTGGGGGAAAAAGCAGATCGAACCTATGAAAAAAATTGCCGCCGCAGCCATGCACGCGGGACTTGTGGTGGCCCTTCTTTTGTTTGTACTGGTCAGTTTATTTCCCTATCAGGTGGTCGGGGTTTTCACTACTGACAGGGACATCATTGAGGAGGGCGTACGGTATCTGAATCTTATACGGTTTACGTATTTATTCTTTGCGGTCACCCAGCTTTTGCTGGCAGCGCTCAGAAGCGTGGAGGTGGTAAAGATTGCATTCTGCCTCTCCATCATGACGTTTTTTATCAACTGCGGAATTAATTATGTGCTCATATACGGACATTTCGGTGCGCCGGAGATGGGAACAGCAGGTGCTGCGGTGGGCACGCTGACAGCCAGGATCGTGGAGTGCGCAGTGCTGATCGGATACATGATCAAAAAAGAGAAGAATCTGAATCTCAGATTGAAGGATTATCTCCGTTTTGACAGGGTCCTCTGCAGAGATTACTTTAAGATCACAGCTCCTATGGTGGTAGTACAGAGTCTCTGGGGAGTGAATACCGCTCTGCAGACGGTGATCCTGGGGCATATGACATCCGCGGCAATTGCTGCCAACAGTGCTGCCTCCACCTTGTTTTTGATGGTCAAGTCCACTGCAGTAGGGGCTGCATCCACTGCATCTATCATCATAGGAAAGACCATCGGAACAGGTGATATGGCATTGACAAAGGTCTATGCCAGGGTAATGCAGAGAATGTTCCTGGTGATAGGGATTCTTTCGGGCATCCTGCTGTTCTTTCTCCGCATTCCAATCCTAAGCCTTTACGATCTGTCGCCTGCCACAAAGGATATGGCGAATACATTTCTGATAATTTTAAGTGTGGTCTGTGTGGGAATGTCCTATCAGATGCCCACTAATAATGGAATTATCCGTGGCGGGGGAAATGCCATGTTTGTGGTAAAGATGGATTTGATCAGCATCTGGTGCATTGTACTTCCGCTGTCATTTTTTATGGCTTTCGTGGTGAAGGCATCTCCGGCAGTGGTGGTCTGCTGTCTGAATGCAGACCAGATATTTAAGTGCGTTCCGGCATTTTTGGAATCCCACTATGGGAACTGGATACGGAAGCTGACCAGGGATGAAAGTCCGGCCCTGTAGAATTCTGGAAGGGAAGACAGAACTTTTTTGATGGATACTTATAGATTATTAATAGAATTGTGAAATGAGGGAGGAGAAAGCATGAAATTTCAACCAAACAGTACATTCCTGTTTATTCTGGCAGGACTGGTGATCCTGTTCGTCATTGCCCAGTCCGTATTTTTTCTGATGAGGGCCTACAGACGCGGAAAAAGTCTGGGGATACAAACGGCACAGATGAGGAAAACCATACTGTCAACAGCCGTATTTACCCTGGCTCCTGCGGTGTCAATACTGCTGGGGGTCATCACCCTTTCAAAGTTTTTAGGGCTGCCGCTGCCATGGCTGCGGCTGAGCGTGATCGGAGCCATTACATATGAACTTCCGGCAGCTACGTCCACAGCAAATGCACTGCATATTTCCCTGTCGGAGACCGTGACAGACCCGAGGGTCTACACAGCGATCTGCTGGGTGATGACACTGGGTATCTTCCCGGGTCTTATATGGGTGCCGCTTTTTATCAAAAAGATCCAGGGCGGTCTTATGAAAATTAAAAACAAAGACAGCAAATGGGGCGATATCTTTATGACTGCCATGTTTTTAGGCATGATATCCGCATTTCTCGGAATGGTGTTCTCTGACATCCGCAGCGGACTGAAGGGATGGATCCCCATTTTTGTCCTGCTGTTTTCCGCGCTTCTTATGGGGATCTGCGGGATACTCATTAAAAAATGCGGCTGGAAATGGCTGGAGAATTATGCGCTTCCTGTCAGTATGCTGGGAGCTATGATATTCGCGGCGATGATCACACCTATGATAGGAGGCTGACAAGATGAAGAAAAACGGCAGAACATATGAAGATATGACACATATTTACGGACGGATCTGGATCCTCTGTGCCCTGGGCATGATTTTTGCGTATCCTATCGTCACCTGTATATATTATCAGGCCTGGCCGGGCTGGAAACCGGTGCTCACAGGCTTATTGGGGGTGGCGCCTATTTTCTGGACAGTGGGTCTGATAGAGGTACTGACCTTTGTTCCCATGCTGGGGACAGCCGGGTCTTATCTGGCCTTTGTCACAGGGAATTTGACGAATCTGAAAGTTCCTGCGGCGCTCACCGCTATGGATAATGCGGGAGTAAAGCCCGGTACAGAGAAAGGTGAGGTGATCTCCACCATCGCAGTGGCGACTTCCTCTATTGTCACTACCATAGTGATCGCCTTGGGCGTGGCGCTTCTTGTGCCGCTGACGCCGGTATTGAACAATCCGGCAGTGAAGCCGGCATTTGACAATATACTTCCATCCCTGTTTGGCGGCCTGGCGGTTGTGTATGTGAGCAAGAACTGGAAGATTTCAGTTACCCCGCTGCTGTTCATGGTCATACTGTTTCTTTTGGTGCCGTCCCTATCCGGGTCGGTAGGTGTGCTGGTCCCTGTGGGGGCACTGATCGCCATTGGTTCGGCGAGATTTTTATATAAAAACGGAAAGTTATAGGAGGGATTTGAAATGCTGCAGATCATATTATGGGTTCTTTTGGCAGCAGTCATTGGATTTTTGGCTGTTATATTTGTGCGGGCCGCTATGTTCAGTCCGAAACCGGAGCGGAAGCCTTCGGGGGAACAGGTGACAGTGCAAGAGGAAAAAGTAATACAGGATATGGCTGAAATGATACGCTGTAAAACCGTATCGTATAACGATGAAAGCCTGATAGACAAGGAAGAATTCCGGAAATTCCAGGAGCTGCTTCCGAAGGTCTATCCGGAGATCCACAGCCGTCTTTCCCGGCAGTTTATCGGGGTGAACGGTATGCTTTACCACTGGAAAGGAAAAAATGAAGGGCGTCCGGTTGTGCTTATGTCCCATTACGATGTGGTTCCTGTGGAAGAATCACAGTGGGAAAAGCCTGCGTTTGAGGGAATCGTGGAGGATGGTGTCCTATGGGGCAGAGGAACACTAGATACAAAAGGAACTCTCTGCGGGATCATGGAAGCAGCGGAACAGCTCCTGAAAGAGGGATATGTGCCGGAACATGATATTTACTTTGCCTTTTCCGGACAGGAGGAGATCAACGGACCAAGCTGCCCATCCATTGTGGATT is a window encoding:
- a CDS encoding M20/M25/M40 family metallo-hydrolase — protein: MLQIILWVLLAAVIGFLAVIFVRAAMFSPKPERKPSGEQVTVQEEKVIQDMAEMIRCKTVSYNDESLIDKEEFRKFQELLPKVYPEIHSRLSRQFIGVNGMLYHWKGKNEGRPVVLMSHYDVVPVEESQWEKPAFEGIVEDGVLWGRGTLDTKGTLCGIMEAAEQLLKEGYVPEHDIYFAFSGQEEINGPSCPSIVDWFEKKGISPAMVVDEGGAVVENVFPGVSRECALIGIAEKGLTNIEFHAKSNGGHMPLCLRSTPLWDS
- a CDS encoding ABC transporter permease yields the protein MLNKLALRNAKRSFRDYLIYLLTMIFTAALMFSFDSMIFSDDVKKLCSEAGMMGAMLGLATFFIVLIMIWLVHYMMKFMAEKRSREFATYLLLGFHKKQIARLFLKEMLLLGLAAFFIGLLPGLFLQQVITTLIYAIVQADYTIRIRWNMGTFFMTAGIFFGSYVLAMFRSNRRFKKMNIREMMYLDRQNEELKNGNNTGKQWMFFASLILIVLFGWMLYFGHFNQWNVYPMIGALIASVYFLYIGLSAFLISCIRKGKSVVYRGANIFLLRQLASKVKTMQFTLGTLTILFMAALVGVSDALMLNQFQNTQAEEKYPFDVCIYSEHPGYDFSKEKTLTEKYAGITDFLAYDIYQNNTNACSRYLVEQLSQTDSSYYFKYDTYIRLSDYNRLREMLRLEPVSLEPDQYLIHTKKRLKKTMAAFCAKPLKIQNTDHTCAGIYTEPFEQSGHNGADYLLVVPDETAASMTPYYSLMAASIKGSLPDDFYDQVLSMRGIHMTNDSYEELDDYIDSLDRETGSDAIYISDKLVFLKENDTREMKFLLSTLIFPLFYVGLVFLCVALTVLAVQQLSDSGKYKYRYQLLGKLGMRSKELNQIVFRQLVIYYLCPFAGAVLLSGGIVGYISHNFVKYSGIQTPSWSYFGLALLLFGGVYLIYFIATYIEFKRNIMSAQKMPDVE
- a CDS encoding MATE family efflux transporter, which translates into the protein MTGVRRTETTNIHSRVNKTFYYSFFSIYAALVLQNVITLSVNLADNMMLGAYSETSLAGVAAVNQIQFVFQQILMALGDGLVIFCSQYWGKKQIEPMKKIAAAAMHAGLVVALLLFVLVSLFPYQVVGVFTTDRDIIEEGVRYLNLIRFTYLFFAVTQLLLAALRSVEVVKIAFCLSIMTFFINCGINYVLIYGHFGAPEMGTAGAAVGTLTARIVECAVLIGYMIKKEKNLNLRLKDYLRFDRVLCRDYFKITAPMVVVQSLWGVNTALQTVILGHMTSAAIAANSAASTLFLMVKSTAVGAASTASIIIGKTIGTGDMALTKVYARVMQRMFLVIGILSGILLFFLRIPILSLYDLSPATKDMANTFLIILSVVCVGMSYQMPTNNGIIRGGGNAMFVVKMDLISIWCIVLPLSFFMAFVVKASPAVVVCCLNADQIFKCVPAFLESHYGNWIRKLTRDESPAL
- a CDS encoding sensor histidine kinase gives rise to the protein MNFPDYIKDKTLTILLHFLCITGSFIYLYTCGLKKNQLLLFYLSWLFLLAVCLVTDWYKKNRYFKELFHILNSLDKPYLISEVMPDSFRLEDRLYKRVLRSSNKSVIDAVHHLESERTEYKDFIENWIHEVKLPITSMNLICDNNRTAETRKIKAQLAELENDVEKALFYARSDTVYQDYFIHKILLKDVVLTAIQRIRPYLIKNNVQIDLHGCTESVYCDDKWLEFILNQIFLNAVKYKKEDVCRISIDTSRENNCTALTVEDNGIGILDSEIGRIFDKGFTGTNGRHNRQSTGIGLYLCRKLCRKLGISIEARSKEGEYTKILLHFPDGSSHFSRDGQNAEA
- a CDS encoding response regulator transcription factor; the protein is MYHILIIEDDTDIRSELKLMLENALYQADSIEDFSHIPAQIDKLSPDLILLDIQLPGIDGLSLCREIRRTKNTPVIFVTSRSSSMDELNGIMMGGDDYITKPYVAPVLLARIAAVLKRSGSQNKASDSCILTCRGCELNLLNSTLTCKGKTTELTRNELRICWNLFSRCGEIVPREDIIDDLWDNQIFIDDNTLSVNITRIRSKLRKIGVDHLIETRRGQGYCI
- a CDS encoding DUF5058 family protein, coding for MKFQPNSTFLFILAGLVILFVIAQSVFFLMRAYRRGKSLGIQTAQMRKTILSTAVFTLAPAVSILLGVITLSKFLGLPLPWLRLSVIGAITYELPAATSTANALHISLSETVTDPRVYTAICWVMTLGIFPGLIWVPLFIKKIQGGLMKIKNKDSKWGDIFMTAMFLGMISAFLGMVFSDIRSGLKGWIPIFVLLFSALLMGICGILIKKCGWKWLENYALPVSMLGAMIFAAMITPMIGG
- a CDS encoding ABC transporter ATP-binding protein; this encodes MEELIRVEDIEKYYGSKNNITKAVDRISFTVNRGEFTGIMGASGSGKTTLLNLLATVDMVTSGHIYYDQEDITKLNEDKMADFRKNNLGFVFQDFNLLDTLTIQENISLAMSLTKKSKKEIQERTRKIMERLDILPLCDKFPYQVSGGQKQRCACARALINHPKIVYADEPTGALDSKSARMLLETFTHMNEQMNATILMVTHDAFSASYCKRILFLKDGKIFHELQKGSKSRKKFLDEILDVLSLTGGDGDAE
- a CDS encoding histidine phosphatase family protein, producing MMDLLLVRHGEPDYSDIDERGYIGHGRDLAKLTEKGVRQAERAAEDTRLQGAELILSSPYTRALQTASIISRITQIPLTVETDLHEWMPDLSFMYEGPEEIPAVLREMEMYRGEWCRECRYRWESLSKVGERAFFAVKKYLHCKKIILVAHETVIQRFVKMESVPCGSVTEMDFSQESRWFGYYQDIRGMGTAK